Within Cytophagia bacterium CHB2, the genomic segment GCGCCAGGACGCGTTGAACGCAACCAAGCAAGGCCTGCAGGGCTTGAAGGATTTGGTGTATTCTTATACCAAGAAAAATGTCACTGCAATTTCGCCGGATGCAGCTCTTTGGATAGGAGAAGGCGTGTCTTCAGCGACGCTGCAAGGCGGTCGTCAAATATCTATGCCTTTTGCAGAGAGCATTCTTTTTGTGCAGAAGGATGGGCACTGGAAAGTATTTTGCGCGCATCGCTCCGTTCCCAATCAATGATTTGGGTTTTCAACGGAAGGTAGGCTTGAAAGAACAGGTTGAGGCTTGAGTACCATCCGGAGAATTTCATACGCAGGCTGCTTGATTATTGCCTTCGTGGCGTTCATCAGCTCCGCTGCGTGGAGCCAGGAAAACGAGAACAATGTTTTCTCAAAGCCTTTCATCACCAAAGTGATGAAAAACGTGTGTGACTGGCAGTTGAATAACCCGGTAACAATCAACGAAAGAAATGAGAACGACTGGGCGCGCGCCGCTTTCTACACCGGGGTGATGGCCACCTACAGAACGATGCAGGAAAAGAAATACCCGCATGCCGCGATCAAGTGGCCTGAGTCTTTGAATTGGAAACGGGCCAATCGCCTGCGGCATGCCGACGATCATTCCCGCGGCCAGGCGTTTCTGGAAATCTATGAGATTATGAAAAAGCCCGAGATGATCGCAGACGTCAAGAGCACATTTGATTCGCTCATCGCCGTCCCCAAGCCCGGCCGCGAGGATTGGTGGTGCGATGCGCTGTTCATGGCGCCGCCGGTGTTGGCCAGACTGGCTGCGGCAACCGGCGACAAACGTTATCTCGAATTTCTCAAAACCATGTTTTGGGATACTCATGATTTTCTTTATAACAACGAAGAACATCTATTCTTTCGAGACAAATCTTATTTCGACAAGAAAACACCCAACCGCAGCAAAACCTTCTGGGCAAGAGGCAACGGTTGGGTGATAGCGGGCACAGCGCGAGTGCTGCAATGTCTTCCAAGCGATGATTCTTGCCGTGATCGCTATGTGATGTTGCTGAAAGAGATGGCCGCCGCGATCAAGAAGGTTCAGGGAGAAGACGGTTTGTGGCAACCGAGCCTGTTGGATCCCGAGGAAGGGCCGCATCCGGGGACCAGCGGTTCATCATTTTTTTGTTATGCCTTGGCCTGGGGCATAAACAACGGACTCTTGAGTAAAGACGAATATTTGCCCGTGGTGAAGAAAGCTTGGCAAGGATTGAATTCGTGGGTGACGGATGAAGGCAAACTGCAATGGGTGCAGCCGATCGGCGCGGCGCCGGATAAAGTACGGTGCTTGCCGGTACATTCACCGATTGTTATCGATTCCACTTTCGATTCTCCGGCGATGACGATGACTGGGTCGAATGGTACGCACCGGGTGTCGGCCCGGTGAAACGTGTGCTCTTGGGATTTGCTGTTATTGAGTAGCCGCTCTTGCGTGCGTTCATTCATGGCTTGCCGCTTTCTGTGAACGACAGATCGGGCGACGAGAGACCAGCGCAGTTCAAACTTCACCAAAATTATCCCAATCCCCTGCCGCAAGAACGATTGCGAACCGGCACAAGAACGGCGATTCGCTACGATCTCCCCAAAACTGCTTTCGTCTTGTTGGAAATCTACAATCTGATGGGACAAAAAGTGCGCACGCTCGTTGCAACATCGCAGCCGTTGGGAAGATACGAGGTGTCTTGGAACGGGAGGAATGATGCCGGATAGGTGCTGCCCAGCGGCGTGTATTTCTATCGCCTCGACGCGGGAAATTTCACGCAAGTGCGCAAGCTGACGCTGGTCAGGTGACTCAACGTTGCGCCCCGTAGTTTTCTTTTGACAAGATTGATTGGATCAAAAGGTTGAATAGAATTTAGACCAAAATCCTTTTGTCCGATTCTCCCATGCTAATCATCTTTAATTCATATGGCATCGGCAAGATTGACAGATCACCTATTGTGTCACAATTATGATTTCTTCACCAGTCTTGCTGTTCCCGTTCATGATGTGAAAAGAATTTCTGCGGCTTTTTTGCGGAGAGACGGTTGGCTCAGCGGTTAGCGGCGGAGGTACAAGCGTGATGCGAATAGCGTCAAAAAAATCTTGCTGGGGCGAGGCCGGCAATTCTCATCATGTGTATTTACACGCCTCAATCATTTTTAAGGTCAGCAGCGAAATTGACTATTTGAACAGAGAGATTTTTTATTACTTTCTTGCTCGCGGGTAAAATGGTGTGATTAATACATTGCATGCTCGTAGATGATTTATCTGGATAGAAAGTTTTTCGCAAGTGAAAACGCTTTTTAAGTCCAAAGGATAAGTTCATGGCAAAAATCACTTTTATGTGGGCCGGCAGCACGGTTTTTTGCCCAAAACATTCTGGGCGATTGCATGTTGATGGCGCCGCCGCGTGAGTCGCATATTGCGCTTTATGATATTGATGCCGAACGCCTCGCTGAATCGAAGCTGATGCTCGAGAACTTGAACCGGAGCATCAATCAGAATCGCGCTCACACTACGGCGCATCTGGGCGTCGAGAATCGCAAAGAAGCCCTGCAAAATGCCAAGTACGTGGTGAATGCCATCCAAGTCGGCGGCTATGAGCCCAGCACCGTGATCGATTTTGAGGTTCCGAAAAAGTACGGATTGCGCCAGACCATCGCCGACACGCTCGGTATCGGCGGCATTTTTCGGGCGTTGCGGACGATTCCGGTGTGTATCGACTTTGCCCGTGACATGGAGGAAGTCTGTCCGGACGCGTGGTTTATCAATTACGTCAATCCCATGGCCATAGTCACTGCCGCCATGTTGCGCGCTTCCGGCATTAGCACGGTGGGTTTATGCCATTCCGTGCAAGTCTGCGCGCCCATCTGCTCAAACGCGTCGGCCTCCTGGAAAGTGTCAAAAATTTCCAGTGGAAAATTGCCGGCATCAATCATCAAGCCTGGTTGCTCGAAATCGGTGATGGGGGTAATGATTTGTATCCGGAGATCAAGCGCCGCGCGGCAGACATGAATCGCCGTGCGCGGGAAAAGGATGCGCCCAAACATGATGACATGGTGCGCTTCGAGTTGATGCGCCACTTTGGTTACTATGTGACCGAAAGCTCCGAGCACAGCGCCGAATACATGCCGTACTGGATCAAGAGACTTCATCCGGAATTGATCGAAGAATTCAACATTCCGCCGGACGAATATCCCCGGCGCTGCATTCAGCAGATTGAGGAGTGGAAAACCCGCGGCCAAGAGTTGGTGCATAACAAAAGTTTGACGCATACGCGCAGCGATGAATACGGCTCGTACATCATGGCAGCAATGGAAACCGATGTGCCGTTCCGCATCGGCGGCAACATTTTGAATCACGGCTTCATCACGAATTTGCCGGATAAAGCGGTGGTGGAGGTTCCCTGTCTGGTCGACCGCAACGGCGTGCAAGGTTGTTCTGTGGGTGATCTTCCTGAACAATGCGTCGCGCTCAACCGCACCAACATCAACGTGCAGCTTTTGACGATTGAAGCCGCGCTCACGCGCAAGCGCGACGCCATTTATCAAGCGGCCATGCTCGATCCGCACACGACGGCGGAATTAACGCTCGACCAAATTTGCCATCTTTGCGATGATTTGATTGCCGCGCAAGGTATGAATCCGATGTTTGAAGGGAGCGCGGACTTTCTTGTCCGCGATGAAAAAGGAGAGTCTTATGTTGAAACCCGAGCGAATCGATGAATTGATTACCGTCTACCGCGATGGCCTGCTGAACGACACGTTGCCGTTTTGGCAAAAACATGCCATCGACCGCGACCAGGGCGGATTCTTGTTTTGCCTCGATCAAGACGGCAGCGTGCTTTCCACGGATAAACCAATGTGGATACATGGTCGTTACGTCTGGTTGCTATCCACGCTTTGCAACACTGTCGAGCCGCGACCGGAATGGCTGCAATTGGCCAGACACGGCATTGATTTCATCCGGCGCTATGGGTTCGATGATGATGGCCGAATGTTTTACAGTGTCACGCGCGAGGGCCGGCCTTTGCGCAAGCGGCGATACATTTTCACCGAAACGTTCGGCATGATCGCGCTCGCCGCTTATGCCAAAGCTACGGGCGAGCAAAAAGCTGCGCAGGAGGCGAGCGATTTGTTTCGCCTCGTGATCAAACATCTCACCACCCCCGGACTTTTGGAACCCAAAATTCGCCCGGAAACCCGCAGCCTCAAAGCGTTGGCAATTCCTATGATTATGATCGTCTCTGCACAAGTATTGCGCGATGCGATTAACGACCCTTTGGCGCAGGAATGGATCGACCGGAGCATTGCTGAGATCGAACGCGATTTCATGAAACCCGAATTCGAAGCCGTGCTGGAGACCGTGGGTCCGAACGGCGAGTTCATCGATAACTTTGAGGGGCGAATGATTTGTCCCGGCCATTCAATCGAGGCCGGTTGGTTCATTTTGCACGAGGCCAAGCAGCGCAACAACGACGCCCATTTGCGCAAGCTGGGCGCGCAGATTCTCGACTGGTCATGGCAGAAAGGGTGGGACGGTACGTATGGAGGAATTTTGTATTATCGCGATGCCAAGGGATTGCCTTGCACTGAGTATTGGCATGACATGAAGTTCTGGTGGCCGCACAACGAAGCGATCATCGCCACCCTGCTCGCGTATCGATTGACCGGCGAGCAAAAATATTTGCGGTGGCACGGAATGGTGCATGACTGGGCATACCGGCATTTTCCGGATAAAGAATACGGCGAATGGTTTGGCTATCTGCATCGTGACGGCAGTCTCTCCACGCGGCTGAAAGGAAATATGTGGAAAGGGCCGTTCCACCTGCCGCGCATGCAGTGGTATTGCTGGAAGCTGCTCGAAGAGATGCGAGGTGGTTGAGGGAACACAGTCTTCACACGATTTCAGAGAAAATCACCCTAGAAAGTTTTTCGCAGTGAGAAATCGATACAACCTTCTCTGCGTAAGAAACCTCGCCTTCATCGTAACCCCTGTGACGCCACGGCGTGAGGGTGATGATGTTTTTTCCTGGCATTCGTGTCAAACTGACCCAGGCAACGTTAGGAGCTTTGACCGGCCGGAGTTTAGGCTGATCCTGCAACCAACTCAAAACCTCAACCGAATTCTTTGCACGATGATCTATAGGCAAGGCGACAGTTTGGCTATTGAGTAATCTGTGCGGCTCACTGAAAGCATAATGCGTTTGCCCTGCGCCATTCTGCTGAATGATTGCCGTTGCTTTAGAGAGAATTTCTGCATACGGGAAAATGACGGCATCATGCACATTTTCGTCCAAAATAAACTGCTGATCTTTCCATTTTCCCTTTGTGAAAATTGAATGCGATACCACGTCGACGTGGTGGTGATGATCCAGCAATGTCAAGAGTAATTTGAAGATTTCGGCGGCAGCCGCATCGGCGCGGTGATTCGCCAAGGTATAGAGTGTTTCAATCGGATAGACCACCAACAGATTTGCCCACGGGGGCCGCTAAAATCAACGCGAATGGTCGCTAATGCTTTTTAGTTCGCGATGATTCGCGTCTATTCGCGGTTGGAGATTGGGAAAGTTATTTAATCGTCGATCCTTAGATACCCGAGCGCAACTTCCATGGGCGATTCCTTAACATCACAGCCTAATGTCAAATGAATGTGGTCGGGCAACAGCCTGGCCTTGGAAAGCAGATGCTTCTTCTTCACAGCGATGCGCTCAATCAAATCCCGGCTTCTGGTCAAGCGATCATCTCGAATCTCACGCCAGCGCCCGGCATGCACGAGAACCAGGTGAAGGTTGTAAAGAAACTCGCCGTGCGCGCTTCTTCTGATGGAGTTCAGGGCCGCATGCGCATTGTCAATTTGGTATTTGCCAAACCGAGCCTGCACTTCCAGGGCGGCCATGGGGTGATGCTCGAATTGGGTATCGAGATAATGCTGCACGACGTCGAGTTTTGCGGAACCGATACTTTTGATCGAGTAGTTCTCTTTGAAAGCTTTGAGAACTTGCTTGCGGATTTGATGCTGCAAGCGGCCCTTCACCGAACGAATGGCGCTGCTGAGCGATACTTCCGGAAGTGTGTTGAGCAGAAACTGGCTGGCAACGCCGTCCTTGAGCCGGTAGTCGAGAATGCGGACGCCGTCTTTTTCGGTGAGAGGTTTCAGCTCTTCGATCCAGTGTTCGGCTGCGACGGGCGCGTCTCTCCAGAAGACCGCGAGGGTTCAGCAGAGCTTGAAGGAGGATTTGCAGTTTTCGGAGGTGTAGAGGGGAGTCATCGCTGTCTCCTTCGCTGTCAGTCTTGATCTCCGCGGGGGCAGGCCCTACGGAGATCACATCACATTACTTCACCTTAAACACTTTCATCACCTCATCCCCCAAATGATTGATCACCTTCACCGCGATGCGGCCGGATTTGGGTTTGTCGAAGGGGCGCGAAGTATCGCTGTGGAGCGTGGCCCAGGCTTCTTCGTTGATCTCGGCTTTGAGCGTGGTCTTCAGCGATTTGTACGGATCGTTGGCGCCGAGAAAATAGGCATGGCGCACAAAAAAACTCTCTTCGTTGTAATCGGTGTCGATGAACCAACACGCAATGCCCTCGGCGCTGTCGCTGCGCACTTCGCCGGTGTTGGGATGAAACACGTCCACGCCATTGACTTTCACTTTGATCTGGCCGTCTTTGGCGGGAAGAACGTCAATATCCGGCTCGCCGAAGATGACGAAGAGATTGCCTTTGCCGGTGTTCTTCAAATCCTCAGCCATGTGCAGGTCCGCGTTCATGCGCGCTTTGAGCACCGGAATGCGGCCGAGCTTGCTGAACTCCGAAGTATGCGCATCGTAATTGAACGCGCAGGTGATGAGCGTGTCAAAATCCGCATCACCGGCTTCGCGCGCAGCGGCCACAAGATCGGGCTTGTTGACCGTGCCGAATTCCGGGCCAATGAAAATGCCCGCGCGCCGTTCGGCTTTGCCTTCAAGATAGCGTCCTTCGGCGCAAATGTAGTGGCCGGGCCAGGGCGTAAGCGAGGTGAAGTCAATCTTGTCTTCTTTATGCGCCTGCTGCACGCCCGCGGTTTTGAGATTTTCCAAAATCACCTGGGCGAAATCCCAAAGCTTGCCGTAGCCTATCTTCGCATCTGCCACGCTGTCGATCAACTCGTCGTTTTCATCAACCCCCAAAACGCGATGCGGCGAGAGGCTTTCGACCGTGAATGGCCCGGCTACGCGGACTTTCTTGTTG encodes:
- a CDS encoding DUF4440 domain-containing protein, which translates into the protein MQQAAQQGDGDALFAHVLETDKGVIIDDGRIRWTRQDALNATKQGLQGLKDLVYSYTKKNVTAISPDAALWIGEGVSSATLQGGRQISMPFAESILFVQKDGHWKVFCAHRSVPNQ
- a CDS encoding N-acylglucosamine 2-epimerase; the protein is MLKPERIDELITVYRDGLLNDTLPFWQKHAIDRDQGGFLFCLDQDGSVLSTDKPMWIHGRYVWLLSTLCNTVEPRPEWLQLARHGIDFIRRYGFDDDGRMFYSVTREGRPLRKRRYIFTETFGMIALAAYAKATGEQKAAQEASDLFRLVIKHLTTPGLLEPKIRPETRSLKALAIPMIMIVSAQVLRDAINDPLAQEWIDRSIAEIERDFMKPEFEAVLETVGPNGEFIDNFEGRMICPGHSIEAGWFILHEAKQRNNDAHLRKLGAQILDWSWQKGWDGTYGGILYYRDAKGLPCTEYWHDMKFWWPHNEAIIATLLAYRLTGEQKYLRWHGMVHDWAYRHFPDKEYGEWFGYLHRDGSLSTRLKGNMWKGPFHLPRMQWYCWKLLEEMRGG
- a CDS encoding site-specific DNA-methyltransferase; protein product: DEKVYVVQTGTKTIERCLLMTTDPGDLVLDPTCGSGTTAYVAEQWGRRWITIDTSRVALALARARIMGARYSYYLLADSRDGQLKEAEITQTIPSDAPTYNNIRQGFVYERVPHITLKSIANNAEIDVIWEEYQKTLEPLREQLNKALKKKWEEWEIPREAEDKWPDQAKKLHAEWWKQRIARQKEIDASIAAKAEFEYLYDKPYEDNKKVRVAGPFTVESLSPHRVLGVDENDELIDSVADAKIGYGKLWDFAQVILENLKTAGVQQAHKEDKIDFTSLTPWPGHYICAEGRYLEGKAERRAGIFIGPEFGTVNKPDLVAAAREAGDADFDTLITCAFNYDAHTSEFSKLGRIPVLKARMNADLHMAEDLKNTGKGNLFVIFGEPDIDVLPAKDGQIKVKVNGVDVFHPNTGEVRSDSAEGIACWFIDTDYNEESFFVRHAYFLGANDPYKSLKTTLKAEINEEAWATLHSDTSRPFDKPKSGRIAVKVINHLGDEVMKVFKVK